A genomic window from Haladaptatus caseinilyticus includes:
- a CDS encoding GNAT family N-acetyltransferase encodes MPEYRPIPAKRKQEYEEFLHYAFQPEKGPKSDEDEGDKPELGDRRGLFDDDDLLCVCKHHWFSARIRGEWHEMAGLSAVASPPESRRRGLVQQMLTDSLAEYRENEVYFSALWPFSSEFYRKYGWGTATKYTRYETTPDALTLDTESAGEFRRVEADDWELLVSAFDAHSERYALTIDRTEEWWRHRVFESWTKDPYVYAWMEGDEESNGESEPNVAVRGYLVYDIEETEDGRKLNVRELAYTDEETYRHLLRFMRYHDSQVDSVVIQEPESTALLDLAANPRDVECNVRTGAMFRLVDVSRALETISYPDGATGNIVLRVTDPLVDWNDGTFELDTEDIVLCDRTDATPDVTLDVNTLSQLVAGYYSVDDAERFGSLIIESKDAHAHLGALFPRENVYLREGF; translated from the coding sequence ATGCCCGAATATCGACCGATTCCCGCAAAACGAAAGCAGGAATACGAGGAATTTTTGCACTACGCGTTTCAGCCCGAAAAGGGTCCGAAGTCCGACGAGGATGAAGGCGATAAACCGGAACTCGGTGATAGGCGCGGACTGTTCGACGACGACGATCTCCTCTGTGTCTGCAAGCATCATTGGTTCTCCGCGCGTATTCGCGGCGAATGGCACGAAATGGCTGGCCTGTCCGCCGTCGCCTCACCACCCGAGAGTCGTCGTAGAGGACTGGTACAGCAGATGCTCACCGATTCGCTTGCCGAATACCGCGAGAACGAGGTGTACTTTTCCGCTCTTTGGCCCTTTTCGTCCGAATTTTATCGAAAGTACGGTTGGGGCACGGCGACCAAGTACACACGATACGAGACGACACCGGACGCCCTCACACTCGATACCGAATCGGCGGGCGAGTTCCGCCGTGTCGAGGCCGATGACTGGGAACTACTCGTATCTGCCTTCGACGCCCACAGCGAGCGGTACGCCCTCACCATCGATCGAACGGAGGAGTGGTGGCGACATCGAGTGTTCGAAAGCTGGACCAAGGATCCATACGTGTATGCGTGGATGGAAGGCGACGAGGAATCGAACGGTGAGAGCGAGCCAAACGTTGCAGTGCGCGGCTATCTCGTCTACGACATCGAAGAAACCGAGGACGGTAGAAAACTCAACGTCCGGGAGCTGGCATACACGGACGAGGAAACCTACCGCCATCTGCTTCGGTTTATGCGGTATCACGATTCACAAGTCGATAGCGTGGTGATTCAGGAACCAGAGAGCACCGCCCTACTCGACTTGGCGGCCAACCCACGCGATGTCGAGTGTAATGTTCGAACCGGGGCCATGTTCCGACTCGTGGATGTCTCCCGGGCGCTTGAGACTATCTCGTATCCTGACGGAGCGACCGGGAATATCGTCCTTCGCGTCACCGACCCGCTCGTGGATTGGAACGACGGCACCTTCGAACTCGATACGGAGGACATCGTTCTCTGTGACCGCACCGACGCCACCCCCGACGTGACACTCGACGTGAACACGCTCTCGCAGCTCGTCGCTGGATACTACTCGGTCGACGATGCGGAACGATTCGGTTCCCTCATTATCGAGTCCAAGGACGCGCACGCCCACCTCGGTGCCCTGTTCCCCCGTGAGAACGTGTATCTCAGGGAAGGATTCTGA
- a CDS encoding DUF7547 family protein, with translation MADDPDDLEERIEELETMLRDLQTELRRPPRGAFGLPRPPTPREVLSFTSEYALPTLITMLEANVRALKALQQIIRLVDPEYDSTREARSELGSRAGQASRATLDRLQSTLDEVEGALTEGGLPQEPGARRILEDARRLSDDIREEISTGKEQADEGREAMKGADAEAEETEDDEEKPQVDVDAELRSIRDELGVRDGDVGDSAAELDDDSEKSDDSDAGTAADGSDDSEE, from the coding sequence ATGGCAGACGACCCGGACGACCTCGAAGAGCGAATCGAGGAGTTGGAGACGATGTTGCGCGACCTCCAAACGGAACTCCGACGGCCGCCGCGAGGAGCGTTCGGTCTCCCACGACCGCCGACGCCCCGCGAAGTGCTTTCGTTCACGAGCGAGTACGCACTCCCGACGCTCATCACGATGCTGGAGGCGAACGTCCGCGCCCTCAAAGCGCTCCAGCAAATCATCCGCCTCGTTGACCCCGAATACGATTCGACCCGCGAAGCGCGCTCCGAACTCGGTTCCCGTGCCGGACAAGCGAGTCGGGCGACGCTCGACCGCCTCCAATCCACGCTCGATGAAGTCGAGGGCGCACTAACCGAAGGTGGCCTGCCACAGGAGCCAGGTGCCCGGCGGATTCTCGAGGACGCACGCAGACTCAGCGACGACATCCGTGAGGAGATTTCGACCGGGAAAGAACAAGCGGACGAGGGCCGCGAGGCGATGAAGGGAGCGGACGCGGAGGCCGAGGAAACCGAGGACGACGAGGAAAAACCGCAGGTCGATGTGGACGCCGAACTGCGCTCGATTCGAGACGAACTCGGCGTCCGGGACGGGGACGTTGGCGATTCTGCGGCCGAGTTAGACGACGATTCGGAGAAGAGCGACGACTCGGATGCGGGTACAGCTGCCGACGGTTCCGACGATTCCGAGGAGTAG
- a CDS encoding Zn-ribbon domain-containing OB-fold protein, with the protein MPLNAHRCSNGHLSIPGHPRCPECAEPQNGTTDLTDKTAEVVTWTTSTATPPGVRQPNHLAIVEFEVDGESVRTIGQLTTGDVEIGDEVRPVYAEELRDPNAGIRETASQEWDGYRFEPVE; encoded by the coding sequence ATGCCACTGAACGCACATCGCTGCTCGAACGGCCATCTCTCGATTCCGGGTCATCCACGCTGCCCGGAGTGTGCCGAACCGCAGAACGGAACGACCGATTTGACCGACAAAACTGCCGAAGTCGTGACGTGGACAACCAGCACCGCGACCCCGCCCGGCGTCCGTCAGCCGAATCACCTCGCAATCGTCGAGTTCGAGGTGGACGGCGAATCGGTGCGGACGATCGGCCAGTTGACGACCGGAGACGTAGAGATCGGTGACGAGGTTCGACCAGTCTACGCCGAGGAGCTCCGTGACCCGAACGCCGGTATTCGAGAGACGGCAAGCCAGGAGTGGGACGGCTATCGGTTCGAACCTGTGGAGTAA
- a CDS encoding thiolase family protein — protein MNRVAVIGASMTEFGKREGWIRDLLAEAGQDCLDDAGVSPLDVEHLYVSNMASGEFEGQTGIPNALAHDLGALPAYTQRIDQTSASGGAGIYASWQSVASGASDLTMLVGGEKMTHKTTAESTDVIASLTHPEEYKHGVTLPSFAGLTARRYLYEYDAPRESLARVAVKNHKNGVDNPHAQFRKEVALETVMDSPIVADPLRLYDFCPITDGSAALMFCPESKAKEYTDDYTVISGIAGATDTHVVHQRTDPTVMGAAYESSELAYQMAERDPDDVDVAELHDMFTILEFLQSEAVGFFDQGTGWKAVEEGVTERDGELPINTSGGLKSKGHPLGASGVAQAYELHQQLLGEAGKRQVDAEVALACNVGGFGNCVTTTIMEAR, from the coding sequence ATGAACCGAGTCGCAGTCATCGGCGCGTCGATGACGGAGTTCGGAAAGCGCGAGGGATGGATACGCGATCTCCTCGCGGAGGCCGGGCAGGATTGTCTAGACGACGCTGGCGTCTCGCCGCTCGACGTGGAACATCTCTACGTCTCGAACATGGCGAGTGGCGAGTTCGAGGGGCAAACAGGGATTCCGAACGCACTGGCACACGATTTGGGCGCGCTGCCGGCGTACACCCAACGAATCGACCAGACGAGCGCGAGCGGCGGGGCTGGAATCTACGCCTCGTGGCAATCGGTCGCATCGGGTGCGAGCGATCTGACGATGCTCGTCGGTGGTGAGAAGATGACCCACAAAACGACCGCCGAATCGACGGACGTGATCGCCTCGCTCACGCATCCCGAGGAGTACAAACACGGCGTCACGCTCCCGAGTTTTGCGGGGCTGACCGCACGGAGATACCTCTACGAGTACGACGCCCCACGCGAGAGCTTGGCGAGGGTGGCCGTAAAGAACCACAAGAACGGCGTCGATAATCCCCATGCACAGTTCCGCAAAGAGGTAGCCCTGGAAACGGTAATGGACTCACCCATCGTCGCCGACCCACTCCGACTGTACGATTTCTGTCCGATTACGGACGGGAGCGCGGCACTCATGTTCTGTCCCGAATCGAAGGCAAAGGAGTACACGGACGATTACACGGTCATTTCGGGTATCGCAGGCGCGACCGACACCCACGTCGTCCACCAGCGTACCGACCCGACGGTGATGGGTGCGGCATACGAGAGTAGCGAACTCGCGTACCAGATGGCGGAACGGGACCCGGACGACGTAGACGTAGCGGAACTCCACGATATGTTCACCATCCTCGAGTTCCTGCAGAGCGAAGCCGTCGGGTTCTTCGACCAGGGTACGGGGTGGAAGGCAGTGGAGGAGGGTGTCACCGAACGGGACGGAGAGCTTCCCATCAACACCTCCGGCGGCCTGAAATCCAAAGGACACCCACTCGGTGCGAGCGGAGTCGCACAGGCGTACGAACTCCACCAACAGTTGCTCGGCGAGGCCGGAAAACGACAGGTCGATGCGGAAGTCGCACTGGCCTGCAACGTCGGTGGATTCGGCAACTGCGTCACCACTACCATCATGGAGGCACGATAA
- the yciH gene encoding stress response translation initiation inhibitor YciH, which translates to MHTVLLLAVAKDDFKSITGLPEELGIDEDLGRTEQRLTIRIEKRRYDKPVTIVEGFDTDSVNLKELASELKRKMATGGTIHDGAIELQGNHRERVADVLREKGYAIN; encoded by the coding sequence ATGCATACCGTACTTTTGCTTGCCGTGGCAAAAGACGACTTCAAATCTATCACGGGATTGCCGGAAGAACTCGGCATCGACGAGGACCTGGGGCGAACCGAACAACGCCTCACGATTCGAATCGAAAAACGACGCTACGACAAACCGGTGACCATCGTAGAGGGGTTCGACACCGATTCGGTTAACCTGAAAGAACTCGCGTCGGAACTCAAACGAAAGATGGCAACCGGTGGAACCATACACGACGGAGCGATCGAACTCCAAGGCAACCATCGAGAACGCGTCGCGGACGTACTCCGCGAAAAGGGGTACGCGATCAACTAG
- a CDS encoding acyl-CoA synthetase, whose translation MQIDYQRELSDFEWDIPETYNLPAVIESHAEAFGDRLAIKFRDDEGTEESRTYADLRDDMNRFANALESLGIGEGDRMMHLLPRHPDVFAIQLGALQRGAILVPCSAMLKPKDLQFRANDCEATTIVCHDELTDMVEPILDETPLDTMIVLDGSRTGNWESFAALLDGESTQHDGPDIGAQSPMSINYTSGTTGQPKPVLHRHRWMHCFERVNGRYWWGVEQGMDFENELLWATTGTGWAKWFWSPVGVALTTGAPQFVYQGDFDPETFLSLMEEEGVTRLCAVPTQYRMFTQEDDMADYDLSLKEVVSAGEPLNREPIQAFDDAFGVTPRDGYGQTETVALVTNYPGIDVQPGSMGKPTPGLGTTIIDTVDDEEVEQGEIGEIAVPVDSPAIFDGYFEKPALDEKTFSGAYYRTGDLASEDEEGRFFFEGRADDIIISSGYRIGPFEVEDALVGHSAVAEAAAVGSPHEERGNVVKAYVILADGYEGSDELVAELQEYMKEETAPYKYPRRIEFVDELPKTSSGKIRRIELRDQEQAKFG comes from the coding sequence ATGCAAATCGACTACCAGCGCGAACTTTCGGATTTCGAGTGGGATATCCCGGAGACCTACAATCTCCCGGCAGTCATCGAATCGCATGCAGAGGCGTTCGGCGACCGACTTGCGATAAAGTTCCGCGACGACGAAGGAACGGAGGAAAGCCGGACCTATGCAGACTTGCGCGACGACATGAATCGGTTCGCAAACGCCCTCGAATCGCTCGGCATCGGCGAAGGTGACCGGATGATGCACCTCCTGCCGCGTCATCCCGACGTGTTCGCGATTCAACTCGGGGCGCTACAACGCGGTGCGATTCTGGTTCCGTGTTCGGCCATGCTGAAGCCGAAAGACCTCCAGTTCCGCGCGAACGACTGCGAGGCGACTACCATCGTTTGTCACGACGAACTCACGGACATGGTCGAACCGATTCTGGACGAGACACCCCTCGACACGATGATCGTGCTCGACGGGTCGCGGACGGGCAACTGGGAGTCGTTCGCGGCTCTGCTCGATGGCGAATCGACGCAGCACGATGGTCCGGATATCGGGGCACAGTCACCCATGTCCATCAATTACACCAGCGGGACGACGGGCCAACCGAAACCCGTCCTCCACCGCCACCGCTGGATGCACTGCTTCGAGCGCGTCAACGGACGCTACTGGTGGGGCGTCGAACAAGGGATGGATTTCGAGAACGAACTCCTCTGGGCGACGACGGGTACCGGATGGGCCAAATGGTTCTGGAGTCCGGTCGGCGTCGCGCTGACGACGGGTGCACCGCAGTTCGTATATCAGGGCGATTTCGACCCAGAAACGTTCCTTTCCCTGATGGAAGAAGAGGGTGTCACCCGACTCTGTGCGGTACCGACCCAGTATCGGATGTTTACGCAGGAAGACGACATGGCCGATTACGACCTTTCGCTGAAGGAGGTCGTTTCCGCCGGCGAACCGCTGAACCGCGAGCCGATTCAAGCGTTCGACGACGCCTTCGGCGTGACGCCGCGGGACGGCTACGGCCAGACCGAAACGGTCGCATTGGTGACGAACTATCCCGGGATCGACGTACAACCGGGAAGTATGGGCAAGCCGACGCCCGGCCTCGGAACGACCATTATCGACACGGTGGACGACGAGGAAGTCGAGCAGGGGGAAATCGGTGAAATCGCGGTGCCCGTCGATAGCCCCGCGATTTTCGACGGCTACTTCGAGAAACCGGCATTGGACGAGAAGACGTTCTCGGGTGCCTACTACCGAACCGGCGACTTGGCGAGCGAGGACGAGGAGGGTCGATTCTTCTTCGAGGGGCGAGCGGACGACATCATCATCTCCTCGGGCTACCGGATCGGCCCGTTCGAGGTCGAAGACGCCCTCGTCGGACATTCGGCGGTCGCTGAGGCGGCCGCAGTCGGCAGCCCCCACGAAGAACGTGGGAACGTCGTCAAAGCATACGTCATCCTCGCGGATGGCTACGAAGGTAGTGACGAACTCGTGGCGGAGCTCCAAGAGTACATGAAAGAAGAGACCGCTCCGTACAAATATCCGCGTAGAATCGAATTCGTGGACGAATTACCGAAGACGTCCAGCGGAAAAATCAGGCGCATCGAACTCCGTGACCAGGAACAGGCGAAGTTCGGATAG
- a CDS encoding alpha-1 4-glucan-protein synthase: MTEEDICVVVPTIREYECMREYFDNAREHGFDLNRLHVVLVTEDFCDGNEMAAMLDDEGVSGEVFDGTRRDEWFESHGISEYSHLIPAASHAQTSFGLLYLWAGDFEYGFFIDDDTLPHAEDDFFGRHLRNLQFDGEIEQVSSDEQWVNVLYQNADEHGLYPRGYPYAAMDEHVETETTQVSDVVASQGLWTNVPDLDAVRILMDGDLQGQAQTRTSRDDFEGDFVAEPGNYLTVCSMNLAFRREVVPAFYQLPMDDNPWNVGRFDDIWSGVFLKRACDLLGTQIYNGGPLCEHNKAPRSTFGDLQNEVAGLELNEHLWDIIDGTGEGADCYADVFSAMADALVSGDWSEYENGEFFTYIGEYMHDWLACLDALDAVREPIPADD; encoded by the coding sequence ATGACCGAGGAGGATATCTGTGTCGTCGTCCCGACGATTCGGGAGTACGAGTGCATGCGGGAGTACTTCGACAACGCTCGCGAGCACGGTTTCGATCTGAACCGACTGCACGTGGTGCTGGTCACGGAGGATTTCTGCGACGGCAACGAGATGGCCGCGATGCTCGATGATGAGGGTGTTTCCGGGGAAGTGTTCGACGGAACCCGTCGGGATGAGTGGTTCGAATCGCACGGAATCTCGGAGTACAGCCATCTGATTCCGGCGGCCAGTCACGCCCAGACGAGTTTCGGCCTGCTGTATCTCTGGGCTGGCGATTTCGAGTATGGCTTTTTCATCGACGACGATACCCTTCCGCACGCCGAGGACGACTTTTTCGGTCGACATCTTCGTAATCTCCAGTTCGACGGCGAAATAGAGCAGGTGTCCTCCGACGAGCAATGGGTGAACGTGCTCTACCAGAACGCCGACGAACACGGGCTGTACCCTCGTGGATACCCGTACGCCGCGATGGACGAGCACGTCGAAACCGAGACGACGCAGGTTTCCGACGTGGTCGCTTCACAGGGTCTCTGGACGAACGTGCCCGACCTCGATGCAGTTCGAATCCTGATGGACGGCGATCTACAAGGACAGGCCCAGACCCGCACCTCGCGGGACGATTTCGAGGGGGATTTCGTCGCGGAACCCGGAAACTACCTCACGGTATGCTCGATGAACCTCGCGTTTCGTCGGGAAGTCGTTCCGGCGTTCTACCAACTCCCGATGGACGACAACCCGTGGAACGTGGGACGGTTCGACGATATTTGGAGCGGGGTATTCCTGAAACGGGCCTGTGACCTCCTCGGCACGCAGATTTACAACGGCGGGCCGCTCTGTGAGCACAACAAGGCTCCACGTTCGACCTTCGGCGACCTTCAAAACGAGGTTGCCGGATTGGAACTGAACGAACATCTCTGGGATATCATCGACGGAACGGGAGAAGGAGCGGACTGCTATGCAGACGTCTTCTCCGCGATGGCAGACGCTCTCGTCTCGGGCGACTGGTCAGAGTACGAGAACGGGGAGTTTTTCACCTACATCGGCGAATACATGCACGACTGGTTGGCCTGTCTCGACGCACTCGACGCAGTTCGTGAACCCATTCCGGCGGACGACTGA
- a CDS encoding extracellular solute-binding protein, with protein MSDNGVDGPDRMEVGRRSVLATTAATMIFGLAGCTSLPGTGGNKDETNNVSKSDIMGSGPLVENRPTPGGTSMDDMPNLAGKLTLYLGGGEGGLYQRLIEYIDGKYPDLEILVKTDSSASLANTIIEETKGSGSRADLFLSIDAGSLGVVADSGATVSLPRTVLKKVQPHYRGPNGSWVGIEGRARTIPYNTDKLSRSDIPDDIFALPNQQRFDGAMGWAPSYGAFQSFITAMRVLNGDKKTKAWLQGMKNQKATTYKDEFLVSNAVADGEIAAGFANHYYALRVQSQRPDAPIDLAFTKNDAGALVNVSGAEIIKGTDQKELAGNFALHLLSSEAQEFFATVTLGYPMISGVKPVGGLPPIEKLRPPEMDLSKLSNVQPTLELMREVGVL; from the coding sequence ATGAGTGATAACGGTGTCGACGGCCCTGACCGAATGGAGGTCGGTCGGCGGTCGGTTCTCGCTACGACTGCGGCGACGATGATTTTCGGACTCGCTGGATGTACATCACTGCCGGGCACTGGCGGGAACAAGGACGAGACGAACAACGTCAGCAAGAGCGACATCATGGGTTCCGGCCCCCTCGTCGAAAACCGCCCGACACCGGGTGGGACCTCCATGGACGACATGCCGAACCTCGCAGGCAAACTTACGCTCTATCTCGGTGGCGGAGAGGGTGGCCTGTATCAACGCCTCATCGAGTACATCGACGGCAAATATCCTGACCTCGAAATCCTCGTCAAAACCGATAGCTCGGCATCGTTGGCCAACACCATCATCGAAGAAACCAAGGGCAGTGGGAGCAGAGCCGATCTGTTTCTCTCCATCGACGCCGGCTCGCTCGGCGTCGTGGCCGACAGCGGAGCAACGGTTTCGCTCCCACGGACGGTGTTGAAGAAGGTTCAACCCCACTACCGTGGTCCGAACGGGAGCTGGGTCGGTATCGAAGGGCGAGCCCGTACCATCCCCTACAACACGGATAAACTATCTCGATCTGACATCCCGGACGATATCTTTGCACTACCGAACCAGCAGCGGTTCGATGGCGCGATGGGTTGGGCACCGAGTTACGGTGCATTCCAGTCGTTCATCACCGCGATGCGCGTGTTGAACGGTGATAAGAAAACGAAGGCGTGGCTCCAAGGGATGAAAAACCAGAAGGCGACGACGTACAAGGACGAATTCCTCGTTTCGAACGCCGTCGCCGACGGCGAAATCGCGGCCGGGTTCGCCAACCATTATTATGCCCTCCGCGTACAATCCCAGCGACCGGACGCTCCGATAGACCTCGCGTTCACGAAAAACGACGCGGGCGCGCTTGTGAACGTCTCCGGCGCCGAAATCATCAAGGGAACTGATCAGAAAGAACTCGCAGGCAACTTCGCACTCCACCTCCTCTCCTCGGAGGCACAGGAGTTCTTCGCGACGGTTACGCTCGGCTACCCGATGATTTCGGGCGTGAAACCGGTCGGTGGTCTGCCACCGATCGAGAAGCTTCGCCCACCGGAGATGGACCTCTCAAAACTCTCGAACGTCCAACCGACTCTGGAACTGATGCGTGAGGTGGGAGTGCTGTAA
- a CDS encoding ABC transporter permease, which yields MATRDRLQRLAASDTDSSESYPIGLTLVSGAVATAVLFPILWLVVRVLGMNPNAIVSNLTAGATLTVVANSAALVTAVTAGSILIGVPLAVLTVQTDLPFRRFWTVVGALPLVIPSYIGAFTYASALGPQGELADALAPLGIQSIPSIYGFTGTALVLTLFTYPYVFLTTRASLLSFDSTLVEAARTLNHSRWEAFKRVTVPQILPGIAAGSLLVGLYALSDFGTPMIMQFEVFTQQIYVQYNAWGRDPAALLSLQLVAVTVVILALESRISAGAKTGTRSSNRSATFKLGPWRYPALLFSSVVAFLCLVVPLGMLAYWMQRVEPTYGSSTFTFQWQYAWSSVAVSGLAALAAIIAAVPVAYFAARHSSTLSNVLDRATYVGYAIPGVVLGLSLVSFGSAYAPALYQTIPLLLFAYVVRFLPQAVGAVGSSVVQVDPKLTEAAQTLGHSPAAAFRKVTLPLIAPGVAAGAALVFLTTMKELPATLILRPPEFETLVTYIWQVQASGLYDKAAIPALVLVAISGLSLLIIIKREDYDVK from the coding sequence ATGGCGACACGCGACCGACTCCAGCGACTGGCTGCATCCGACACGGACAGCAGCGAGTCGTATCCAATCGGACTGACGCTCGTCAGTGGGGCCGTCGCCACAGCCGTCCTCTTTCCCATCCTTTGGTTAGTCGTTCGCGTCCTCGGGATGAACCCGAACGCAATCGTATCGAACCTCACCGCCGGTGCGACGCTAACGGTGGTCGCGAACAGTGCTGCCCTCGTGACCGCCGTGACCGCCGGTTCCATCCTGATCGGCGTCCCGCTCGCGGTGCTGACCGTGCAGACCGATTTACCATTTCGACGATTCTGGACGGTCGTCGGCGCGCTGCCGCTCGTCATTCCAAGCTACATCGGCGCGTTCACGTACGCCTCCGCGCTTGGCCCGCAGGGTGAACTCGCCGACGCGCTCGCGCCGCTGGGAATCCAATCGATCCCATCGATCTACGGCTTCACCGGTACGGCGCTCGTGCTGACGCTGTTCACCTACCCCTACGTCTTCCTGACGACGCGAGCGTCGCTGCTGTCTTTCGACTCGACACTCGTGGAAGCCGCACGCACACTCAACCACTCGCGCTGGGAGGCGTTCAAGCGCGTCACCGTTCCCCAGATACTCCCCGGCATCGCGGCTGGCTCGCTCCTCGTCGGCCTTTATGCACTGTCCGACTTCGGAACGCCGATGATTATGCAATTCGAGGTGTTTACCCAGCAGATCTACGTCCAGTACAACGCTTGGGGTCGCGACCCTGCGGCGTTACTCTCGCTCCAACTCGTCGCCGTCACCGTCGTCATTCTCGCGTTGGAGTCCCGAATTAGTGCCGGGGCGAAAACCGGTACCAGAAGTTCGAACCGGTCGGCGACGTTCAAACTCGGACCATGGCGCTATCCCGCGCTGCTGTTCAGTTCCGTCGTCGCATTTCTCTGCCTCGTCGTTCCGCTCGGAATGCTGGCATACTGGATGCAGCGTGTCGAGCCGACGTACGGTTCGAGTACATTTACCTTCCAGTGGCAGTACGCGTGGAGTTCCGTCGCTGTTTCGGGACTTGCAGCACTCGCGGCGATCATCGCCGCGGTGCCCGTCGCGTATTTCGCTGCCCGACACTCCTCGACCCTTTCGAACGTCTTGGACCGTGCAACCTACGTTGGGTACGCGATACCCGGCGTCGTGCTAGGATTGTCGCTCGTCTCGTTTGGGTCCGCTTACGCACCTGCACTCTATCAGACGATACCGCTTCTTCTCTTCGCGTACGTCGTTCGATTCCTGCCGCAGGCCGTCGGCGCGGTCGGTTCGTCGGTCGTGCAAGTGGATCCGAAACTGACGGAGGCGGCACAGACGCTCGGTCATTCGCCGGCGGCGGCGTTCCGGAAGGTGACGCTTCCGCTCATCGCACCGGGTGTCGCGGCGGGTGCGGCGCTCGTGTTCCTGACGACGATGAAAGAACTTCCGGCGACGCTCATCCTCCGCCCACCGGAGTTCGAGACGCTCGTCACCTACATCTGGCAGGTTCAAGCATCTGGACTCTACGACAAAGCGGCGATACCGGCGCTCGTGCTTGTCGCTATCTCCGGCCTGTCGCTGCTCATCATCATAAAACGGGAGGACTACGATGTCAAATAG
- a CDS encoding ABC transporter ATP-binding protein: MSNSTLRSPSTEHEPHETENQAEPVLELDDIAKEYGSETAVENLSLDVREGELLTMLGPSGCGKTTTLRMMAGLERPDGGEIRLRGDRITGDEFVEPESRDVGIVFQDFALFPHLTIAENIAFGLTEEDDAATQKRVTELLDLVGLESHRDRTPDQLSGGQKQRVALARSLAPEPEILLLDEPFSNLDVKLRVEMREEVRAIIKEAGVTAVSVTHDQEEALSISDRVAVMNEGRIEQVGRPEIVFEHPESRFVAGFLGQAGFVSGRLSDGHVDTSIRTFKTNQLEGLSEEYDGAIVDVLVRPDDLKARATEGDAADGHIVHRQYTGPSFVYHVELGSGEVVYCQHNHVKDFEIGQPVNVELVADHTLAWYPTQ; the protein is encoded by the coding sequence ATGTCAAATAGTACGCTTCGATCACCATCGACCGAACACGAACCACACGAAACTGAAAACCAGGCGGAGCCGGTTCTCGAACTCGACGATATCGCCAAGGAGTACGGTTCCGAGACGGCCGTCGAGAACCTCTCGCTCGACGTTCGGGAGGGAGAACTACTCACCATGCTCGGCCCATCCGGGTGTGGGAAAACGACAACCCTCCGGATGATGGCCGGACTGGAACGTCCCGACGGCGGGGAGATTCGCCTCCGTGGCGACCGAATTACCGGCGACGAATTCGTCGAACCGGAGAGCCGCGATGTGGGCATCGTCTTCCAAGATTTCGCGCTCTTTCCTCACCTCACTATCGCAGAAAACATCGCCTTTGGACTCACGGAGGAGGACGATGCGGCAACACAAAAACGCGTCACCGAACTGCTCGACCTCGTCGGTCTGGAAAGTCATCGAGACCGAACGCCTGACCAGCTTTCCGGCGGTCAGAAACAGCGTGTGGCACTCGCTCGTTCGCTCGCTCCCGAACCCGAAATACTCCTGCTCGACGAACCGTTTTCGAACCTCGACGTGAAACTCCGCGTCGAGATGCGCGAGGAGGTTCGCGCCATCATAAAGGAAGCGGGAGTCACCGCCGTCTCGGTTACCCACGACCAGGAGGAAGCGCTCTCCATCAGCGACCGGGTGGCCGTAATGAACGAGGGTCGTATCGAGCAAGTGGGCCGGCCCGAAATCGTCTTCGAACACCCCGAGTCACGGTTCGTCGCTGGTTTCCTCGGCCAGGCAGGGTTCGTCTCCGGACGACTGAGTGACGGCCACGTCGATACATCCATCAGGACGTTCAAAACCAACCAACTCGAAGGACTTTCGGAGGAATACGATGGGGCCATCGTGGACGTTCTCGTCCGACCGGACGACCTCAAGGCCCGAGCAACCGAAGGCGATGCCGCCGACGGCCACATCGTCCACCGGCAGTACACCGGTCCATCCTTCGTCTATCATGTCGAACTCGGTTCCGGCGAAGTCGTCTACTGTCAACACAATCACGTCAAGGACTTCGAAATCGGCCAACCCGTGAACGTCGAACTGGTCGCTGATCACACACTCGCGTGGTATCCGACCCAGTGA